In Deinococcus reticulitermitis, a single window of DNA contains:
- the pcaC gene encoding 4-carboxymuconolactone decarboxylase yields MSSELFEQGLEKRRATMGTEFVERAFAGGEDAFGADFQRFMTEYAWGAVWGREGLTDRERHLITLGILAALGRERELEGHVRDTANTGVSEGDLSNVIHQVAIYAGVPAAMSALSVAKRVLEK; encoded by the coding sequence ATGTCCAGCGAACTCTTCGAGCAGGGGTTGGAAAAGCGCCGCGCCACGATGGGCACCGAATTTGTCGAGCGGGCCTTCGCCGGAGGCGAGGACGCCTTCGGTGCCGACTTTCAGCGCTTCATGACCGAGTACGCCTGGGGCGCGGTGTGGGGGCGCGAGGGGCTCACCGACCGCGAGCGGCACCTGATCACGCTCGGCATTCTGGCGGCGCTGGGGCGCGAGCGCGAGCTCGAAGGCCACGTCCGCGACACCGCCAACACCGGGGTCAGCGAAGGAGACCTCAGCAACGTGATTCATCAGGTGGCGATCTATGCCGGGGTGCCCGCCGCGATGAGCGCGCTGAGCGTCGCCAAGCGGGTGCTGGAGAAGTAG
- a CDS encoding PIG-L deacetylase family protein codes for MRILAVFAHPDDEIGCIGTLAKHARRGDEVMLVWTTLGELASQFGDATHEEVTRVRREHGAWVAGKIGAQHHFFDMGDSRMTGSRAEALELARLYARFRPQAVITWSDDHPHPDHRMTAKIAFDAVTLARIPKIVNERAGGPMLPAPDLSGDPGMDSGEDQPRLEAWRDSVRFYQYHAAASPYPEIAVDTEDTIDVAAEVMAYYQAFYKWAWTPELYRQSRAEAGRLCGAKYAERFNLRVSHLPAQDYLR; via the coding sequence ATGCGAATTCTGGCGGTCTTTGCCCACCCTGACGACGAGATCGGCTGCATCGGTACCCTCGCCAAACACGCCCGGCGCGGCGACGAGGTGATGCTGGTCTGGACCACGCTCGGCGAGCTCGCCAGCCAGTTCGGCGACGCGACCCACGAAGAGGTCACGCGGGTGCGCCGCGAGCACGGCGCCTGGGTGGCGGGAAAGATCGGCGCGCAGCACCACTTTTTCGACATGGGTGACAGCCGCATGACCGGCTCGCGGGCCGAGGCGCTCGAGCTCGCGCGGCTTTACGCCCGTTTCCGGCCTCAGGCGGTGATCACCTGGAGCGACGACCATCCTCACCCGGACCACCGCATGACGGCCAAAATCGCCTTCGACGCGGTCACGCTCGCCCGCATTCCCAAGATCGTCAACGAGCGCGCGGGCGGGCCGATGCTGCCGGCCCCGGACCTGAGCGGCGACCCTGGCATGGACAGCGGCGAGGACCAGCCCCGGCTCGAAGCCTGGCGCGACAGCGTGCGTTTCTACCAGTACCACGCTGCCGCGAGCCCCTACCCCGAGATCGCGGTGGACACCGAGGACACCATAGACGTGGCGGCCGAGGTGATGGCCTACTACCAGGCCTTTTATAAGTGGGCCTGGACCCCCGAGCTCTACCGTCAGAGCCGCGCGGAGGCGGGGCGGCTGTGCGGCGCCAAGTACGCCGAGCGCTTCAACCTGCGCGTGAGCCATCTGCCCGCGCAGGACTACCTGCGCTGA